A region of the Massilia sp. erpn genome:
GTCGACAGCGCATTCAGCTGCGCGCTGCTAAACAGCGGCATCAGCTCAGGTGTCAGGGCCTTGATATCGTCCGACGTCAGAAGACTGATCTGATAGGTCGTCAGACCGGCAATCTGTTGGGTTTCAAATACGATAGTCATTTATACGCTCTCCGGGCAGCATGACCATGATAAGCCAATTATTGCCACATGGAAATCAAACATTTGTAACCGCCCAGGTCACTATCAGCGCTCAAGGCGCCGCGCGCGGCGCCGGCGCCTTGGCCGGCTGGCCCCAGTCGCGCGGCAGCTTGCGCGCCGTTTCCACGCCCTGCAGGAAGAAGGTCTGCAAGGGTGCCGCCAGATAGGGCAGGGACAGCGCCAGCACCAGCAAGCCCACGCCCAGCGTGACGGGAAAGCCGATGCCGAACAGATTCAGTTGCGGCGCCGCGCGCGTCAGGATGCCGAGCGCGACGTTGGTAATTAACAACGCTGCCACCACCGGCAGCGACAGTTGCAGGCCGGCGCTGAAAATCTTGCCGCCCCAGTCGGCCAGCTGCTTGAACGGCCCGCCGACGAAGGGCTGGGCCGAGACCGGCAGCGTGATGAAGCTTTCCGCCAGCACCTCGATCAGCACCAGGTGGGCGTTGACGGCCAGGAAAGCCATGGTCGCCACCAGGGCCAGGAACTGGGCGATGGCCGA
Encoded here:
- the fliR gene encoding flagellar biosynthetic protein FliR gives rise to the protein MLSLSAADINTWIAGLLWPLTRVLGLITAAPVFGNPRIPMTVKLCLGVMLAMVIAPNVPALPAADPLSYAGLLILVKEMIIGLAMGMAMRIVFAAVEMAGEISSLTMGLGFATFFDPMSAGRSSAIAQFLALVATMAFLAVNAHLVLIEVLAESFITLPVSAQPFVGGPFKQLADWGGKIFSAGLQLSLPVVAALLITNVALGILTRAAPQLNLFGIGFPVTLGVGLLVLALSLPYLAAPLQTFFLQGVETARKLPRDWGQPAKAPAPRAAP